GGCCTTGAACCCCAACTGCATCATCAACGAGTGGCCATCCTTGAACGACCGCTTCGTCGCCAAGGAGGGAACTAATGAAGGCGGAACTTCCAACCTCGAGCCTTGGCACAAGTCCTCTGCGCACACCATGGAAGACTACTACATTGCTAACGATACTAAGGAACTCTCGAGTACTTTCCTCGGTGGTTACTACTACCCTGAAACTCCTCTTGAGTATTTTCGCGATCCGGAGCAGATGAAGAAGTACACTACCAGGAAGATTTACGAGCTCTATGCACCACCCAACCTTCGTCCCCCTCCTCTTCGCGAGGGTAAGGGATTCAAGGGCATCCAGCCTCCCGTGGAAGCCAACCCCGGAGAAACCACCCGTCAGTGGCAAGTCTTCCTGCGCGTCAAGAACTTTGCCCTCACGGGCACCTGGGCCATCCACGTCTTCCTAGGTCAGCTGCCCGACGCGACCGAGGATTGGTTCCTGTCTGAGAACCGTGTCGGGACGGTTACGATGCTTTCCAACCGCTCGAAGCAGCACTGCGCCAATTGCGTGAAGCAAGATGCGAGCGGTATTCTTGTCACGGGTACTGTGTCACTGAACGAGGCGTTGGAGAAGCGAGGTATCGACGTGGAGAACAAGGATGCCGTGATTGCATATTTGAAGAAGGAGTTGTCGTGGAGAGCTGTCAAGGTAAGAGTTCCTCAAGTCAACTCAGCACTATGCTGACTCATGTGATAGGACACCGTTAATGTGCCCTTGACCCATGATCTTTCGCTCACTGTGGGAGTCTCGGCTCAAGACGTCTCGATCCCTCATTCACCTGGTCAGATGCCCCAGTGGGGAGAATCTCACGTCTACCCTGAGATTACGGAGGGCAAGGACTGTGGTTTGAGCGAAGGCAACCGGTCCAAGCTTCATgtttaattatttccttTGTCTGCGTGTGGAATTGGGCCTGTCGATCACTTGACAAAGTCGGAGTTGTGCAGTCACCGATAATCTCGGGTGCCATCTATTTCCGATAGAATCAGCCAATCAAGTATGATGAGGCGATAATATTGTGCAACTGCAAGTATCCACAACCTACAGGGTCTCTTTGTAGTATCGAGCCCGAAGTAAAGAGGGGTATCACGAACAAGGATCAACAATCAAGCGGGGATATCTCTGCCAAGAGCGATTGTCTCATTGTCAAGATACGTTGCGACACAGGAAATCGTCCTGTAACGGAGCAAACAGCTAAAAAAGACGAGAACTTTTGTCACGAGAGCGGGCGCCTGTTGGCTTGGCTGCAGGTCCCCAACGCAACATAGCACGGGGGACTTTTTGCCAGACCGTCCAAAACGGCAGGTCAAACATCCCGGTCGGGTTTCACCTCTAAGCCGCTGCGGGAAGGCGAAGGCAAACAGTGATCGTCGCGTTATCGTGGGTAAACAAGGTTAAGGTTATTCGAGATTAACGTGGTACGACGTTGTGGAAATATTAAAGCCGAGGGGTGCATCTGAGCAAATCTTCCTTTTTTCCCCAAGGTTCCTCGTGTGACCTCCTCTTCGTCTCTCATTCTCAAGATGGCAGGGAAAAGCGCATTGGTGGCCTTGCTGGCTTTTGTCTCTTTTGGCTCAGCGGCCATTGACCCCCCTCGCAAGCCTTATCAGCCTGTCGGCGGTGGTGATCGTATCCTCACATTCAACGAGACCAGCCCTAGTGCCAAGATCAGACCGTCCACTCTGAGCGTTGAGTGGTCTTCAGCTGGCAGCGATGGCAATTACATCGTCACCAACAGCGCCGGTGACCTTGTTCTAGAAGACATCGTCACTGGCAAGAGCAGCAAGTTTGTCTCTGCGGACAAGCTACCCGAGGACCTCCATGAAAGTTGGATCAGTAGCGATGCTACCAAGCTGCTCATTGCCTCCAACTACACCAAGCAGTATCGCTACTCGTACTTTGCTGACTACTTCATCCTCGACGTCAAATCCGGCAAGACAACACCTCTAGTCGAGGACCAAGTCGGCGACATTCAGTACGCAGAGTTTTCTCCTACAGGAGACAGCGTGGCTTTTGTCCGCGGCAACAACCTCTTTATCCGCGACTCAGAGGGAAAAATCAGCCAGATCACCAACGATGGCGGCCCTGACATGTTTCATGGTGTGCCAGACTGGGTATACGAGGAAGAAATCTTCGGAGGTCGTTCCACTTTCTGGTTCTCTCCTGACGCCAAGTTCTTGGCTTTCCTCAGCTTCAATGAGACTGGCGTTGGCACTTTCACCATCCCATACTACATGGACGGTGAAAAGCTTGCACCCGAGTATCCTCGTGAGCTGGACCTCAGATACCCCAAGGTCGGGTCCAAGAACCCTACTGTGGAGCTCAACATCCTTGACCTCTCCTCAGGCGACTACAAGCCTGTTCCTGTCGATGCTTTTGAGCCTGAAGAGCTCATCATCGGCGAGGTGGCATGGGTCACGGATGATCACAGCGCCGTCATCTACCGAGCCTTCAACCGTGTTCAGGACAAGGATGCCCATGTCGTTGTTGACCCCACCACTTTGAAGTCCAAGCACGTTCGCGAGCGGGACGGCAGTGACGGATGGCTCGAGCACACTCTTTCCATCTCCTACGTCGGTCCTCTCAGTGCTTCAGGCAAGGACACCTACTACGTGGATGTTTCTGACGAGGATGGTTGGAACCACATCTACCTCTACCCTGTCAACGATGGAGAAGCCATCCAACTGACATCCGGAGAGTGGGAAGTGACAAACATCTTGAACATCGACACCGCTAGAAGTTTGATCTACTTCCAAGCTGCGAAGCGTCACTCTACCGAGCGCCATGTCTACAAGGTCTCGTGGAATACCAAGAAGATCACCCCCCTCGTGGACGAGACTGTTCCTGCTTATTGGTCGGCGTCTTTTTCGTCCAAGGGCGGCTACTATATCCTCACCTACCAGGGTCCCGATGTTCCCTACCAGGAGCTTTACTCTTCTAATTCTACTGCAAAGTCGATTCGTGTCTTGGAAGACAACAAGCAGTTCTACAAGAACATCTCGCAGTACAACCTCCCCAATATCACATACTTTGAGCTTGAGCATCCAGATGGCTACAAGTTGAACGTGAGGCAGCAGCTCCCCGTCAACTTTGACCCATCGAAGCAATATCCCGTCCTCTTCACCCCATACGGAGGTCCCAACTCGCAGCAGGTCGCCAAGTCTTTCCAGGCCTACAACTGGAGAGCGTACATCTCCTCCGACCCTGAACTCCAGTACATCACTTACACAGTCGACAACCGCGGAACCGCCCAGCGCGGCCGCAAGTATCGCTCGCTGGTGACCGCACAACTCGGCAAGCTAGAGCCCCTCGATCAAATCTGGGCCGCAGAGGAGTTGATCAAGAAGTTCGACTACATCAACCCAGACAAGGTCGGAATGTGGGGATGGTCCTACGGCGGATACCTCACCGCCAAGACCATCGAAGTCAACTCTGGAGTTTTCACATTCGGCCTTATCACAGCCCCAGTGTCCGACTGGCGCTTCTACGACTCCATGTACACGGAGAGATACATGAAGACGCTCGACGCCAACCGCGACGGCTACCTCGAGACAGCCGTGCACAAGGTCGACGGCTTCAAGAACATTGCAGGTGGCTTCAGTGTTCTCCACGGCACTGGAGATGACAACGTGCACTACCAGCACGCGGCTGCGTTGATTGATCTTCTGGTCGGCGAGGGCGTGTCGCctgagaagatgaagatgtttGCGTTTACTGATAGCGACCACAGCATTGTGTATAACGGGGCTAGTGTGTATATCTACAAGTATCTTACTGCGAGGTTGTATGATGAGGTTAAGAGAGAGCCAAAGAACAAGTTGCTGGCTCATCAGTGGACCAAGAGGCGGGTTGATGGTGTGTCGAGAGCCTGATCTGTGGAAGCTATTGACATGTTTGAGTGTATCATACGATAGACTATGGAGTGAGCTGATAGAAGCAACTTGAATTGGATAACACAAGCGCTGTCGGGGTGAAAAGTGAAGACAAGAATATTAGGTCTACTAATGAGTGATCCTTTCATTTTTAGTATACAGTAGTGCAATTGGATCATCATAAACAGCCTCACTACAGCTTTGAAGACTTGCTAACCCAATCAGGAGACCTCTTTTGTAGGAATGCCCCAATACCCTCCTTAGCATCCTCACTTTTCGCATGCAAGGCCATGACTCTCCCTGCCCAACGAGCCGCAGCTTCAAAGCCAtcgcctccttcttcaccatcAGATGCTCCCATGCCAAGTTGTGTCCAATATGCCCATTTACCAACGGCCTGCTGCTGAGCGGACATGGTTGCTAGTTGATCGATGACGGTTGAAACTCGGGTTTCAAACGCCGCGCTGCTAGCCTCACTCGATTGATCCTTTTCTGAGACTTGAACAATATCAACTGCTCCTGGGATATCCGATGCCTTGACAGGTTGTGCTGTTGCTAACAGCCGATATGTCGCCCCGGGAGGCAACCGGCGTGAAACGGCAGTCGACGGGCTAGTACAAGGCAACCCAATCTTTGCTCCCGGTAAGGCAAACTTTGTATCCGCCAACGCGATAGGAAAGTCTGTTGCCATGGCTAGTTGAAATCCAGCAGCCGTGGCGAGACCTTGGATAGGGCAAATGACTAAAATCGGACTCCGTCTGATCAATGTCATGACCTCAGCACAGAGACTGAAGAGTAGCTTGACATCATCATGACTGAGCCCAGAAAGCTCCTTCAGATCGTGTCCAGATGAGAAAACAGGTCCCTCACTGCGCAGCACCAGCACATCAGGAAGTCCagctctctccctcttccatTCAGACGAGTTGACCAGCCAACCATACTTCTCCCACTGCTTGCTCGTCATATCATCTCGACGCACAGCATTCTCCAAGTCCTCCAAGACCCGAGTTTGAAAAGGCGGCAAGATGCGAAGTTGTCCGCTCACGGGAGATGTGAGAGCCTCGGTGAGCTGTCTCTTGAGGTCTTGCAGCACGCCAAGACTTAGAGCGTTGCGTTTTGCTGGGTTGGAGAGTCGTATGTAGGCGACATTGGGTGGTAGCTTAGGGAAGGGCATCGTTTTCTTTGAAACCCAAGTTGATTCGAGATTCTTCAAGTCTCTGCAGAAGTGAGCAAGCATGGAAGATGACATTTGCCCTGGTCGAGTGGCCCTGGGTGGTTGTCAACCTTAACCCCGCATTCTCGGCTATCCTATCCGCCACCCGGCAACGCCTCGGTCAACTACCAGCGAATGAGACGCAAGGTAAGACAAGTTGAAGAGTGGTGAATTCTTCCTATCTAGAGCAACTAGATGCAAATATCCATCTTTTTCTCATACAATCAAAACAGTCTTGATATCCTTGGCAGCAAAATCTGAATCTGGGCGAGCAAACATTGCTCCGTGGACGTAAGCTTCCCCAATCAGAGTATATCTCCCATCTTGTCGCGGCCGCAGCACGAATGGTGTATCCGCCCCAGCCAAAATCCAGACCTCATCACCCTCCAATGTCGACTCCGGGCAGAGCCCAAGCTGGCCCTTGTTGGTTGCAATAATGCACTTTCCCAAGCTTACAACCAGGACCCGTTGCTCCCATTCAACGCTCTTTATATCATGTTCCTCCAAGACAGCTCTCATGATGTCCTCCGCCATGGCCTCTCCCATGGCGCTCGCTCTACCTTCAGCCCAGGCAGACTCGAGCTCCGGCAGAATTGCAGCCATTTTCTCGGGGAACAATTCGTCCTGAATTGCATCACTTTCCTGGCCTACGAGGAACATCTGAGCCCGGTACGTATCGCTTATTGACGACCTGAGCGCATCCCAGTTTGAGCAATTTACCTCTTCTCGGCTCAGGATGCTTCGTCGCTGCGGTGTCAGTGAATCGGTGTCAGAGTAGAACCTAGCGATCGCCATTCGCGTCTGCACGCTGCTTATCCAGAATTCGAGAAATAGATTAACCATGCTGTTTGATGGCGGGAACTCTCTTGCAAAACAATCTACTATCAGGGTTCTCCAGAGAACTTCCAATCGAGATTGGCAGGCTACtgttccctcctcctcaatgaGGGGCTGGTGATAGATGTCCTTGTTCGGAACCGAGCCATTACTGTTGAGGAACGACCTCAAAGCGGGCGTCATGAGAGGTATCCATATCCTCGAATACTCTGGAAGAGCCTACACAACTTTGAGAAGTGACCGCTGACCAATGCTAATGCCCAAGTTGAAGGGTGTAGAGGGGTCATGGATCTCGCGAACCTTCCCGATGCACAACCCTCGTACTTCCAGCACTGCACCAGGATGAAACACGATGTGAGTTTTGCCAAGATGTTCCCCGGCGGACCATGGACTCAGTCCTGAAAAGGTTCTTGGCGATGCTGCGCGATTGATGGTGAAATCTGGAACCCAGGATGGAAGGTTGGCGGTCTTGGTTTCCCGCGGGTCTTCTTTCTTGGAAAGGTCGTTGAGGCTATTGCTGGACTGTAGTAGAAACTGCATTGTATCTTGAAACACTCCTGCAACGGATTTTCTATAGTCAGGGACCAGCGTCCCAACCTGGCCCGACTCCTCGGCAAGGGCGAGCAAAGAATAAACCTTGTCTCTCGGATCGGTTGCTCTCAGCTCCTGGAACATGAACAAGATCTGGCTCAAAGCGCGATGATTGGGAGTCGAGAACCCAAGGGTGCCTCCTCGTATTCTGGAAAGATGTTccaggatggatgggttcGGTCTATCCTCTGTATTTGGCCGGTAGAGACAGGTTCCTGGGGCCTGCATCTTGATCTGCTCCGCCTCCTTGGAAAAGCCATGTGAGTCCCCCTCGAGAGCGCTGGCAAGTTGTAGGCTGGAGGTGGCCCAGTCCGTGCTCTTCAATATTTGAAAACCATGACCAATAATATCAAGAGAGAAGGTCGATACACCGCAACAAAATGATAATTCCTGCGAGAGCGCGGCCTCTTGCACAACCCACGAGCGCCAGAACCAGGAGCGACCTAAGAAAGCGTAGTAGGCGATCCACTCCCACGGCCCGATTGGTTCCATTCCTATGCTGTCGTATGTCTCAGCTTCGAAGATACGTGCCTTGGCAAACTTGGAAGTCATCTCAGGGATCATGTTCCACAGCCTTGTCATGGTCTCGAGGCCAGTTTCAGAAAATTTGTCATCGCCACCAAGCCAGACTGAACACTTCTGGGCTTGCTTGTATATCCGCCTCATTAACGTGACCTGGGCGTTTCGTTCCTTCAGGTTCGACTGATCAATGCAGATCTGATCAATCCATATGTAAGAGTGTCGACTAGCCTTTCGAGAAGGTCGCACGCGCAAACTGAGAAGGGCCGCATAGAGATTGGCGGTGACTGAAAAGGGCTTCCCGTTGCAGGTAATATCAAAGGCCGGTGCAGCCCAGGCGGCGTCTGACGAGACTTCCTTTGCGTCGGAGTACATGGTGACTGGGCAGCCCCATGTATAGGAGAGGGCATCGTAGACCGGGGCATCATCCAAATCCCTGACGATGAGGGTACAGCGAGGAGGGATATATATATCGAACTCGGTTCTAAGCCTCTCTGGGTGCACTTGAAGAAGCTGTATTGACGTCGGCGTTGGCAAGGGATCGTAGGCAAATCCATGACGCTTGCGATTCTCACAGTTCTCTGGCGGTCTGATCAAGGGAACCGTTGTTCGCTTCCGACCTTCATATGGTTCTGAGCCTGGGGGCTTGAAGCGATGCCCAGTCTTTTCCATCAGTCTTTTATGGATGGCATATGCCCTTGGGTCCATGACGACAGACTTGTCCCTGGTTTTCTCAACGGGCAGGCTGTAGGTAGTGAGAGGGGGTGAGGTTGATAAAGTCAAGACGACAAGAACAGGCGAAAGATGTGGGAGCAGAAAAAGAGTGTATTATGCtgatgtgttctttattatagttgaagcccggcccttgatgggttaactgggCCAGAAGATCGAGTGTATTATACAACAATGGCACAGCTTCAAGAGCACTTAGGCAGACACTCAACAATGTCTTGTTTATAATCCTGCATGTCGGCATCGACTCTCCCCGCAAAAGGGGTCGGTTTCAACCCCCCTGTTACTGATCGCAGTGCGAAGGAACACGCCAAGCTTGCTGTAATTGGATAATTTTGTGATGTGATGTAGCTTTGCTGCTGCACATTTGGTTGAACTGGAAAAAGTGATGTTCCAGTTAGCCACCCCCTGACAAAAgcaaattatttaaattaccaTCCGGATTCTGGCCAAAGCGGTAAGCGAACGTATTTTTTGTGGCCTCGGTATTGAATTTTGAAAAAGCGGTGCctatattctttttaggaaatgggaaaaagaaaaaggaataaaaaagtaCGTCCATTGGACTGATCCAACCTTATCTTCCTCAGAGAGTTTTACATATGCCAAGGTCCCCTTCTATGGGAATAAACATGAGTCATTTCCGCTAAGCCGGCCATCTTACGTGCTTCTtcgttggccttgagctcgaggTTTTCCATCATCGAGTCGATAACAGAGGCCGTGGTGTAGCGGCTCTGCCTTGTCGCGAGGCTAGGTGCAGGGCATTCTGGCGGCCATCTCTGAAGGCGAGACTTCACTCGAGACAGGACGACGTTCCCACTTGGAGGTCCGCCCTTGCAACAGATGAGAACGGGAAGTATTCTAAGAGCTCGGTAACGTTGTAAAATTGGAGAAGGAAGGTCCACAGCGCCAGGCGTGGAGTGTCAGTGACATCGTCGCCAGTGAGGAAACCGTCTTTGTCCCAGTAGGAGAATTCTTCAATGAGAGGCTCTAGGTAAGGCTTAGTGATGAAGATTTCTAGACCTAAATAGCAAGTTGAATTGCAACCATGTCGCCACTTAAACTGGAACCCAGGATCTTAACAGCATCTACCGCATTGGGTACGCATGCATATCTTGGCACCTCGATTTCGATGTGTTCCAACCCCTTTGCCAGGCTCCCAAAAGTATTTCAACAGCTAAGAACCAGGCATAAGCACTCGCAGAATCTAGGCCAGTGCGTCAATTTCACCGCTTATATCCACTACCCTTGCCCCCATAGTTGGGATGCCCCAAACCCTTCCTTTCCATAATCGCAAGTCCTTCGCCCTGCTGACATGAAAacagctccatctccatcagctTTTCGTAGAACGGCACCGACCGTTCCCAATCCCCCGTCATCAACAAGCTTCTCCGTAGATGAGGGAGAGACTCAATGACCTCCTGCACACATCTCACAAGCCAACTCCCAAGGCCTTTCCCTTGATATGACGGATCAACCCAGACGTCGGTCAAGTATAGAAATGTTGTATAATCGGTGACACCGCGGGCAATGCCCAAAAGTTTCCGCTCCGATTCGTCAGGGCTGCCCGTCTTGGAGGTTTCGTCTGGTGATTCATGACAGTGGTATAGCCCAAAGCACAAGGAATTATCAAGCATTTCCTTCATCGCATCCTCAGGTAGCGCATTGGCCCAGTAAAAGTCATCAGAGGAGAATACTTCAATGAGACGTCCCACAGGGATAAGGCTTGCGTCGGTGGAGATGAGGTATGATCCCCGTCTCCAGGATTTCTTTCGAAGTCGACTGGGGGTTGATTCCATTGCTTGCTAATGCGAGATGCGATTTTGATTCGATTGTGATGTTTGCAAAAGAAGCAGCCTTTGATGTCGGATTTGTCTTTTTTAAACCGTCTTCTATCGAACCTATGGAAGATGCTAGTTTGGTTTGACTCAAACCATTTGAGTCACACCGAGCCGGAGCTTCATCCGAGGCATCGGCGCTCTTGGCCGAAAAGCAAGCTAGTCTTCATTCGCAACGAGGCAAAGCGAGGGAAAATAACACAATAAGCAAAACctgtataataataaactctaaAGCCAAGGAGATTCAGTCCAACGCCGGTACATGCCTTTTACCGTGACCATGCCCTGTGCAGCCACCGCGGACCACATTATCTATTTTGTTTCTGTAGTCGTGACGTCCGCATACAACAGCCTTCGAGTCATCAGTAGACATTCCATTTAAGTGGGCAACAATGATACTTACTCGGTCAGGAAACCCGCGTACTTCTCTCCTGTGATCTGCTCACGCATAAACTGTTGCGCAATCTCGAATTTGTGGCCCTCGGCAGCCGTCATTAGCAGAGCTCCATACtgctcatcaagaagctcgaggatAGTCTTCTTGTCCAGTCGGACTCCCTCGGCGGTGCTGACCTTGTGGTGAACCCACTGCCAGAGCTGCGATCGAGAGACTTCGGCGGTAGCCGCATCCTCCTTTTAAACAGTTAGATGAGATGTTTATCTTAGGAAGCAGAAGTAACTCACCATGAGGTTGTTTATAGGGCTGCAGCCGACCCCACGCACCCACGCCTCCATATACACCAAGCAAACATGGATATTCTTCTTGACACCCTCGAGAGTAATCTTGCCTGGGACGTTCGGGTTGAGAAGATCATCTCGAGTAACAGGCACCGTCTCAGACCGACGGAAGATCTGATTGGAAGTGGGCATGTATGTGTTGAAAATGTCTTCCGCAATGGGTGCCAAAGCTGGATGTGCGACCCAAGTGCCATCATGTCCAGCCAAGACCTCTCGAAGCTTGTCAGCCTCCACGTTAGCCAGGGCCTTTGCATTGGCGGCTTCGTCATTCTTGATCGGAATCAGCGCAGCCATTCCACCCATGGCATGCACGCCGCGTCGATGACAGGTTTCAATGAGTAGCTTGACATAGGCGTCCATGAAAGGAACAGTCATGGTGACATCGGCACGATCGGGAAGGATGAACTTGGGATGGTTGCGGAAGATTTTGATGAAAGTGAAGATGTAGTCCCATCGTCCACAGTTCAAACCGCCGATGTGGTTTTGAAGCTCGTAAATGATCTGAAGAACAGTTAAAATCGAACAGAGATCTCGGAAGATGGAGTCGAATGCTAacctcgtccatctcgaaAACGGCAGTGATAGTCTCGATCAGAACAGTAGCTCGGACAGTACCCCGAGGAATACCGATATAGTCCTGAGCAACATTGAAAACATCATTCCAAAGACGAGCTTCAACATGAGACTCCAACTTAGGAAGGTACAAGTAAGGTCCGAACCCAGTCTTGATGAGTTCCTTGGCGTTGTGAAAGAAATAAAGGCCAAAGTCGAACAATGCACCCGAGATAGGAGCACCATTGACAGTGAAATGGGCTTCGTCGAGGTGCCATCCACGGGTGCGGCAGATGAGGGTAGGAAGAGTTCGATCAGTTCTCAACTTGTAGTCTTTCTTGCCGACCTTGAAATCAATCTGGCGTCGGATAGCGTCGTAAAGGTTGAGTTGACCTTCAGTAACGTTCTTCCATGTCGGAGTGAGCGAGTCTAGTTGCATTAGCTACCACACCAAACCCTCGTTTCAGGAACCATACCCTCAAAGTCAGCCATATAGCAGTAAACATTAGAGTTGAGGGCATTGACAATCATCTTGCGATCCGTCGGCCCTGTAATCTCAACCCTACGGTCGGCCAGGCCAGGCGCAGGAGAGGCTCCTTGCCAGTGGCTATCCTCTCGAACATGTTTGGTTTCGGGCAGAAAGTCCAGGAGTTCCCCTGCGTCAAACTTCCTCTGTCGAAGGTCACGACGATGGAGGAGGGCTTTCCGGGTAGCCTCAAATGAATGATGCAGGACAGACAGAAACTCGCAAGCTTCGGGTGTAAGGATCTTCTGGGTGGCTTCGCTGGATGCACCCAGAACAGCGTATTGCCGTTTCTTGTGAGGAACGAGAACCATTGCTGA
This region of Fusarium falciforme chromosome 5, complete sequence genomic DNA includes:
- a CDS encoding Putative dipeptidyl-aminopeptidase B → MAGKSALVALLAFVSFGSAAIDPPRKPYQPVGGGDRILTFNETSPSAKIRPSTLSVEWSSAGSDGNYIVTNSAGDLVLEDIVTGKSSKFVSADKLPEDLHESWISSDATKLLIASNYTKQYRYSYFADYFILDVKSGKTTPLVEDQVGDIQYAEFSPTGDSVAFVRGNNLFIRDSEGKISQITNDGGPDMFHGVPDWVYEEEIFGGRSTFWFSPDAKFLAFLSFNETGVGTFTIPYYMDGEKLAPEYPRELDLRYPKVGSKNPTVELNILDLSSGDYKPVPVDAFEPEELIIGEVAWVTDDHSAVIYRAFNRVQDKDAHVVVDPTTLKSKHVRERDGSDGWLEHTLSISYVGPLSASGKDTYYVDVSDEDGWNHIYLYPVNDGEAIQLTSGEWEVTNILNIDTARSLIYFQAAKRHSTERHVYKVSWNTKKITPLVDETVPAYWSASFSSKGGYYILTYQGPDVPYQELYSSNSTAKSIRVLEDNKQFYKNISQYNLPNITYFELEHPDGYKLNVRQQLPVNFDPSKQYPVLFTPYGGPNSQQVAKSFQAYNWRAYISSDPELQYITYTVDNRGTAQRGRKYRSLVTAQLGKLEPLDQIWAAEELIKKFDYINPDKVGMWGWSYGGYLTAKTIEVNSGVFTFGLITAPVSDWRFYDSMYTERYMKTLDANRDGYLETAVHKVDGFKNIAGGFSVLHGTGDDNVHYQHAAALIDLLVGEGVSPEKMKMFAFTDSDHSIVYNGASVYIYKYLTARLYDEVKREPKNKLLAHQWTKRRVDGVSRA
- a CDS encoding HET domain-containing protein: MDPRAYAIHKRLMEKTGHRFKPPGSEPYEGRKRTTVPLIRPPENCENRKRHGFAYDPLPTPTSIQLLQVHPERLRTEFDIYIPPRCTLIVRDLDDAPVYDALSYTWGCPVTMYSDAKEVSSDAAWAAPAFDITCNGKPFSVTANLYAALLSLRVRPSRKASRHSYIWIDQICIDQSNLKERNAQVTLMRRIYKQAQKCSVWLGGDDKFSETGLETMTRLWNMIPEMTSKFAKARIFEAETYDSIGMEPIGPWEWIAYYAFLGRSWFWRSWVVQEAALSQELSFCCGVSTFSLDIIGHGFQILKSTDWATSSLQLASALEGDSHGFSKEAEQIKMQAPGTCLYRPNTEDRPNPSILEHLSRIRGGTLGFSTPNHRALSQILFMFQELRATDPRDKVYSLLALAEESGQVGTLVPDYRKSVAGVFQDTMQFLLQSSNSLNDLSKKEDPRETKTANLPSWVPDFTINRAASPRTFSGLSPWSAGEHLGKTHIVFHPGAVLEVRGLCIGKVREIHDPSTPFNLGISIGQRSLLKVV
- a CDS encoding Malate synthase, whose product is MVLVPHKKRQYAVLGASSEATQKILTPEACEFLSVLHHSFEATRKALLHRRDLRQRKFDAGELLDFLPETKHVREDSHWQGASPAPGLADRRVEITGPTDRKMIVNALNSNVYCYMADFEDSLTPTWKNVTEGQLNLYDAIRRQIDFKVGKKDYKLRTDRTLPTLICRTRGWHLDEAHFTVNGAPISGALFDFGLYFFHNAKELIKTGFGPYLYLPKLESHVEARLWNDVFNVAQDYIGIPRGTVRATVLIETITAVFEMDEIIYELQNHIGGLNCGRWDYIFTFIKIFRNHPKFILPDRADVTMTVPFMDAYVKLLIETCHRRGVHAMGGMAALIPIKNDEAANAKALANVEADKLREVLAGHDGTWVAHPALAPIAEDIFNTYMPTSNQIFRRSETVPVTRDDLLNPNVPGKITLEGVKKNIHVCLVYMEAWVRGVGCSPINNLMEDAATAEVSRSQLWQWVHHKVSTAEGVRLDKKTILELLDEQYGALLMTAAEGHKFEIAQQFMREQITGEKYAGFLTE